One genomic window of Arachis stenosperma cultivar V10309 chromosome 10, arast.V10309.gnm1.PFL2, whole genome shotgun sequence includes the following:
- the LOC130954656 gene encoding receptor-like protein 36 produces MRVRYQSVTACALLVLVVVVAEIAELCISANSTTLLHPPCLERERQALMKFKASLKDSSNLLSSWHGQDCCQWEGIGCDNVTGHVLMLDLASPYLKCSRSMSDHYDCSHLDNQYLEAPDAHPLLPELEYLTHLDLSGNNFYWSPIPMFIGSMQRLRYLSLSDASFGGRIPSNLGNLTNLHFLDLSFNTFSSDSNINWISQLPLLEHLNMMDSFIYNEYQVNIINLTITAPNLHFLSLAYNRLSVSNLDALQNMTSLVHLDLRGNNLTSVSSWFGNFKKLEYLDLSGCGLHGPIPNAFQNATSIKLLDLSRNNFDSLPSWFHKFEKLKHLSLSSNNFQGKIPVAIQNITSIESLELFDNSFTSVPSWFIELKKLVYLDLSNNKLTSMECSISSILKNTCHLKTLNIGGNKLRKESIGNNDLSTCIGHDLENLDLSENEFNDHLPSWLAQLENLGNLDLQDNFFYGPIPSSFGKLLKLKNLYLSNNKLEGDLPDFMGQLVNLQVVDLSNNSFNGTITQNLKQLVNLQHYYVSNNYLMGSIPSSLGELINLTSLDLSNNYLKGIIPTSLNQLVNLVNLDLSRNKLDGRICIDFQNLVNLQYLDLSSNNLNGPITVEESRLLVLSEMWYLNLSNNQISGSLPKHVGHIMPNLVSLILGNNLINGSIPKSLCQVDDLRILDLSKNRLSGKIPNCWKDNKAWEEINLSSNKLSGAVPSSFGNLSSLFWLHLNNNSLHGEFLASVRNLSQLSIMDLGENQLSGTILSWSANTFSSLQILRLRQNRLSGGIPSQICELSSIKILDLSRNNLNGSIPRCIGNLRGMTLEGPALSPTSSAAEPRNSSARREFDWQTEDVIEVIKGRELDYIRILKLVVIMDLSQNNLVGSIPKEITLLDGLHSLNLSNNHLIGKIPNMIGDMRSLESFDVSTNQLSGTIPSGMSSLTSLSQLNLSHNNFSGPIPTGNQFLTFNPSSYAGNPYLCGSPLPNKCGYSHQVNGTTEFEDEDSKTDKLEKWLFYFVIAIGFATGFWGVMGTLWFKKTWRHAYFRWVEDLADRIYITTAIRMAKLKKWMMMRNRVVV; encoded by the exons ATGAGAGTTAGATACCAAAGTGTTACTGCATGCGCACTATTGGTACttgtggtggtggtggctgAAATTGCAGAGTTATGTATTTCTGCAAATTCAACGACTCTCCTCCACCCTCCATGTCTTGAACGTGAGAGGCAGGCTCTTATGAAGTTCAAAGCATCCCTAAAAGATTCATCAAACTTGCTTTCCTCCTGGCATGGCCAGGACTGCTGTCAATGGGAAGGGATTGGTTGCGACAATGTTACCGGTCATGTTCTCATGCTTGATCTCGCCTCTCCTTACCTGAAATGCTCGAGATCCATGAGTGACCACTACGATTGTAGCCATTTAGACAATCAATATTTAGAAGCTCCGGATGCTCATCCATTATTGCCGGAACTGGAATACTTGACTCATTTGGACTTGAGTGGAAATAATTTCTATTGGAGTCCCATACCAATGTTCATTGGTTCTATGCAACGCCTCAGGTATTTGTCGCTCTCTGATGCTAGTTTTGGCGGGAGAATACCCAGCAATCTTGGAAATCTCACCAACCTCCACTTTCTCGATCTGAGTTTTAATACATTTTCATCGGACAGCAACATCAATTGGATTTCTCAACTGCCATTGCTGGAGCACCTCAACATGATGGACTCTTTTATTTACAATGAGTATCAG GTTAATATAATTAATCTCACCATTACTGCTCCTAATTTGCACTTCTTAAGTCTTGCCTACAATAGACTTAGTGTGTCAAATTTGGATGCTTTACAAAACATGACATCTCTTGTGCATCTTGATCTTCGTGGGAACAATCTTACTTCAGTTTCATCTTGGTTTGGCAACTTTAAGAAACTTGAGTATCTTGATCTTTCAGGGTGTGGGCTTCATGGCCCAATTCCAAATGCTTTCCAAAATGCAACTTCCATTAAACTTTTGGACCTTTCTCGGAACAATTTTGACTCTCTTCCATCCTGGTTTCACAAGTTTGAGAAACTCAAGCATCTTTCCCTCTCATCTAATAACTTCCAAGGTAAAATTCCCGTTGCTATACAAAATATAACTAGCATCGAGTCCCTTGAACTTTTTGATAACTCTTTTACTTCAGTTCCATCTTGGTTTATTGAGTTAAAGAAACTTGTCTACCTCGATctttcaaataataaattaacatcTATGGAATGTTCCATTTCATCCATTTTGAAAAATACGTGTCACCTGAAAACATTAAATATAGGAGGAAACAAACTCCGAAAAGAATCTATTGGAAACAATGATTTATCTACCTGCATTGGACATGATTTGGAGAATCTTGACTTGAGTGAAAATGAATTTAATGATCATTTACCATCTTGGTTAGCACAACTTGAAAATCTAGGCAATCTTGATCTCCAAGATAATTTTTTCTATGGTCCCATTCCCTCTTCTTTTGGAAAATTactgaaattgaaaaatttatatCTATCCAACAACAAGTTAGAAGGGGACCTTCCTGATTTCATGGGACAACTTGTAAATTTACAGGTAGTTGATCTTTCAAATAATTCATTTAATGGAACGATTACTCAAAATCTTAAGCAACTTGTAAATTTACAACATTATTATGTCTCAAATAATTATCTAATGGGATCCATTCCTTCGAGTCTTGGTGAACTTATAAATCTAACCTCCCTTGATTTgtcaaataattatttaaaaggaATCATACCTACAAGTCTTAACCAACTTGTAAATCTTGTTAACCTTGATCTTTCAAGGAATAAACTAGATGGGAGAATATgtattgattttcaaaatcttgtgAATCTACAATACTTGGATCTATCTTCAAACAATTTGAATGGACCCATTACAGTGGAAGAAAGCAGGCTTTTGGTTCTCTCAGAAATGTGGTATTTGAATCTCTCAAATAATCAAATCAGTGGCTCACTTCCTAAACATGTTGGTCATATAATGCCCAATTTGGTGTCCTTGATTCTTGGAAATAACCTCATAAATGGTTCAATTCCAAAATCATTGTGCCAAGTTGATGATTTGAGAATCCTTGATCTTTCAAAGAACAGGCTATCTGGTAAAATCCCCAATTGTTGGAAAGATAACAAAGCATGGGAAGAAATAAATTTGTCATCCAACAAACTCTCAGGGGCTGTTCCAAGCTCATTTGGGAATCTTTCCTCTCTCTTTTGGTTGCATTTGAATAATAACAGCCTTCATGGAGAGTTTCTAGCATCTGTGAGAAATTTGTCACAGTTGTCGATCATGGATCTCGGAGAGAATCAACTTTCTGGCACCATCCTATCATGGAGTGCAAACACATTTTCTTCACTACAAATTCTAAGATTGCGGCAAAACAGGTTAAGTGGCGGCATTCCTTCGCAGATATGTGAACTATCATCCATTAAAATCTTGGACCTTTCTCGCAACAATCTAAATGGTTCAATCCCTCGGTGCATAGGCAATCTTCGAGGAATGACTCTTGAGGGTCCCGCTTTGTCTCCTACTTCATCTGCTGCTGAGCCTCGCAATTCGTCTGCTAGACGAGAATTTGATTGGCAAACGGAGGATGTGATAGAAGTCATAAAAGGAAGAGAACTTGACTACATAAGAATCTTGAAGCTTGTAGTCATCATGGATTTGTCCCAGAATAATTTGGTTGGCTCCATTCCAAAAGAAATAACTTTGCTCGATGGATTGCATAGCTTGAATCTATCAAACAATCATTTGATCGGAAAGATTCCTAACATGATAGGGGATATGAGATCACTTGAATCCTTTGATGTTTCAACTAACCAACTCTCGGGTACAATTCCAAGCGGCATGTCATCTTTAACATCACTCAGTCAGTTAAACTTGTCACACAATAACTTCTCTGGACCAATTCCCACAGGTAACCagtttttaacttttaatcCATCCAGTTATGCTGGCAACCCATATCTTTGTGGATCTCCTCTACCCAACAAATGTGGTTATTCACATCAAGTTAATGGGACCACTGAATTTGAAGATGAAGACAGCAAAACAGATAAGTTGGAAAAGTGGTTGTTCTACTTTGTGATTGCAATTGGCTTTGCAACTGGGTTTTGGGGAGTTATGGGGACTTTGTGGTTCAAGAAAACTTGGAGGCATGCTTACTTCAGATGGGTGGAAGATTTAGCTGACAGGATCTATATCACAACTGCAATAAGAATGGCAAAATTGAAGAAgtggatgatgatgagaaacCGTGTTGTTGTTTGA
- the LOC130957841 gene encoding uncharacterized protein LOC130957841, translating into MEVVLGPGDQAREAGAEGAASVASLRGRRRSPQQHTRTRPFGGTGGDSAIIMQELRHRVQNLERQLADRERDGRSTDPSYTPSPGSEEEDSHRSRPRRTSASRTEAESTREESPILRRRNDTIIYSRGRPTRRTARSRDDGEGRSERTRQPVIIGATPFHRSILEVRLPKHFDKPTDMRYDGTQDPLEHLTAFEARMNLEGVGDEVRCRAFPVTLAGPAIRWFNGLPQGSIHSFSDISRAFLAQFTMRIAKAKHPINLLGVTQRQGEPTRRYLDRFNDECLKIDGLTDSVASLCLTNGLLNENFRKHLTTKSVWTMHEIQTVAKEYINDEEVTRVVAANKRQPSYNQARQQGNGERPKGQTREEALSKAPRIFPRVGKFTNYTPLNLPIVEVYQQIAEKGILPKPRPLKDRTGGNKNLYCDYHKGYGHLTQDCFDLKDALEQAIREGKLAAFSHLIREPRRRYRDQDEEGKTRSAKRRQEPESGEHGLTVINVVTAKNAAPRFKSAHKKDTKILSISSSTTRSSKKPPFISFGPEDQWFDDVPENPPMVITARVGTGLVKRILVDTGADSNIMFRNVFDALGLKDADLTTHQHGVIGLGDHFIKPDGMISLPISIGQPQDRRRRLSS; encoded by the coding sequence ATGGAAGTCGTGCTGGGTCCCGGTGACCAAGCTCGAGAAGCCGGAGCGGAGGGGGCAGCCTCCGTCGCCTCGCTAAGGGGGCGGCGGAGGTCCCCCCAACAACACACGAGAACACGACCATTCGGGGGAACGGGCGGCGatagcgccataataatgcagGAGCTACGCCACAGGGTCCAGAACCTAGAACGACAGCTGGCTGACCGGGAGCGGGATGGACGGTCTACCGATCCCAGCTATACCCCATCTCCCGGGAGCGAGGAGGAAGACTCCCACCGGAGCCGCCCGCGGCGTACATCCGCATCCCGGACGGAAGCGGAGAGCACGCGGGAGGAGTCACCCATACTGAGAAGACGAAATGACACGATCATCTACTCCCGCGGCAGACCAACCCGCCGAACGGCAAGAAGTCGCGATGACGGGGAAGGGAGATCCGAGAGAACACGACAACCCGTGATAATAGGCGCCACCCCGTTCCATCGATCTATCCTCGAGGTCCGGTtgccgaaacacttcgacaaaccaacagacatgaggtacgacggaACTCAAGACCCTCTAGAACACCTCACGGCCTTTGAGGCCAGGATGAATCTGGAGGGAGTGGGGGACGAAGTAAGATGCCGCGCCTTTCCGGTAACCTTAGCAGGGCCAGCGATCagatggtttaacggcctcccaCAAGGTTCCATCCACAGTTTCTCGGACATCAGCCGTGCATTCCTGGCCCAATTTACAATGCGGATAGCAAAGGCCAAGCACCCTATCAACCTGCTAGGGGTAACCCAGAGACAGGGAGAGCCGACCAGAAGGTACTTagatcggttcaacgacgaatgcttgAAAATCGACGGCTTAACCGACTCGGTGGCCAGTCTTTGCCTGACAaacggcctcctcaacgagaaCTTCCGAAAACACCTTACCACGAAATCGGTCTGGACAATGCATGAAATCCAGACGGTGGCCAAGGAGTACATAAACGACGAGGAAGTCACCCGAGTTGTGGCCGCCAACAAACGGCAGCCCAGCTACAATCAAGCCCGACAACAGGGCAATGGGGAAAGACCAAAGGGACAAACCAGAGAAGAGGCGCTGAGTAAGGCACCAAGGATATTCCCACGAGTCGGGAAATTCACCAACTACACTCCGCTTAATCTCCCCATCGTGGAAGTCTACCAACAAATAGCCGAGAAAGGAATCCTGCCGAAGCCCCGACCACTCAAAGACCGCACCGGAGGGAACAAGAACCTTTATTGTGATTACCACAAGGGTTACGGTCACCTAACGCAGGATTGTTTCGACCTGAAGGATGCATTGGAACAAGCGATAAGGGAAGGTAAACTGGCGGCCTTCTCCCACCTGATCAGGGAGCCAAGGAGGCGCTACCGCGACCAAGACGAGGAGGGCAAAACCCGTTCGGCAAAAAGGCGACAAGAGCCGGAAAGCGGAGAACACGGCCTCACGGTGATAAACGTAGTGACGGCCAAAAACGCCGCACCAAGATTCAAATCCGCACATAAGAAGGACACCAAGATATTGTCAATCTCCTCCTCGACGACGCGAAGCTCCAAGAAACCTCCATTCATTTCTTTCGGTCCAGAGGACCAATGGTTCGACGACGTCCCGGAAAACCCACCCATGGTCATAACGGCCAGAGTAGGGACCGGCCTCGTCAAGCGCATCCTTGTCGACACAGGAGCAGATTCTAAcatcatgttccgcaacgtgTTCGATGCGCTGGGATTAAAAGATGCCGATCTGACGACTCACCAACACGGGGTGATAGGATTgggcgaccacttcatcaaaccGGATGGAATGATATCCTTGCCAATCTCAATAGGGCAACCCCAGGACAGGAGGCGACGGTTGAGTTCGTGA